Proteins encoded by one window of Polaribacter haliotis:
- a CDS encoding DUF4252 domain-containing protein yields the protein MKKHIIIICISLFLFSCGSGKSFQSFFNDHKSDLGVTAFQVPNFMRALLTNISPEINDLFGNVRDFKVITFNDISKEKQSQLIGEMNLVTNSNFTDILRTNTEEKTKIISVKENGDIVSQAIIFNSTLAKTSVIYLKGRFDPNQLKQLSETNQFEELSTKLIQNYQTTPKTPGFNPN from the coding sequence ATGAAAAAACATATCATCATAATTTGTATTTCACTTTTTCTTTTTTCTTGTGGAAGTGGAAAATCTTTTCAAAGTTTTTTTAATGACCATAAAAGCGATTTAGGTGTAACTGCATTTCAAGTCCCTAATTTTATGAGAGCATTATTAACCAATATTTCTCCAGAAATTAATGATTTATTTGGGAATGTTAGAGACTTTAAAGTCATCACTTTTAATGATATTTCTAAAGAAAAACAATCACAATTAATTGGTGAAATGAATTTGGTAACAAATTCAAATTTCACAGATATATTAAGAACAAATACAGAAGAAAAAACTAAAATTATTTCAGTAAAAGAAAATGGAGATATCGTTTCACAAGCTATTATTTTTAATTCAACATTAGCAAAAACATCTGTTATTTATCTAAAAGGAAGGTTTGACCCCAATCAATTAAAACAACTATCAGAAACAAATCAATTTGAAGAATTATCTACTAAACTAATTCAGAATTACCAAACAACACCTAAAACACCAGGTTTCAATCCAAATTAA
- a CDS encoding voltage-gated chloride channel family protein: MDKIKRFFLSFEQSFSLLFLLKWTFICLLIGAFTGSASAVFLWTLEWATNYREANLWIIAFLPIAGLVIGLSYHYYGESVVKGNNLLLEEFHSPKKIIPFKMAPLVFLGTILTHLFGGSAGREGTAVQIGGAIADQFTKIFKLSNLDRKIILIAGISAGFASVFGTPLAGAIFALEVMIIGRIKFDAIIPSFLAAIFANYFCDFWKISHHTHYTISRVADLTPATVLWSLLAGIIFGLVSMLFSKSTHFWGNLFKRTIKYPPLRPVIGGTILAITWYLIGTTKYIGLGVPTIVDAFNIDLNSYDFLLKLLFTSFTLGAGFKGGEVTPLFFIGATLGNVLIWFIPLPMPLLAGMGFVAVFAGATNTPIACTIMGIELFGIESGVFIALACITSYLFSGHSGIYAAQIIGSSKHIFFKKEKGLTLTEIDKLRNKN, encoded by the coding sequence ATGGATAAAATTAAAAGATTCTTTCTTTCCTTTGAGCAAAGCTTTTCTTTGCTTTTTCTTTTAAAATGGACTTTTATCTGTTTGCTTATTGGTGCTTTTACAGGAAGTGCATCTGCAGTATTTTTATGGACTTTAGAATGGGCAACAAATTATAGAGAAGCAAATCTTTGGATAATTGCATTTTTGCCAATTGCAGGTTTAGTCATTGGTTTGTCTTATCATTATTATGGCGAAAGTGTTGTAAAAGGGAACAATTTATTGCTGGAAGAATTCCATTCTCCTAAAAAAATAATTCCTTTTAAAATGGCCCCTTTAGTTTTTTTAGGCACCATTCTTACACATTTATTTGGAGGTTCTGCAGGTCGTGAAGGAACTGCTGTACAAATTGGTGGCGCAATTGCAGATCAGTTTACAAAAATATTCAAACTATCTAATTTAGATCGAAAAATTATATTAATTGCTGGTATAAGTGCTGGTTTTGCATCTGTTTTTGGAACACCTTTGGCTGGTGCCATTTTTGCTTTGGAAGTAATGATTATTGGACGCATAAAATTTGATGCGATTATTCCGAGTTTTTTAGCCGCAATTTTTGCCAACTATTTTTGTGATTTCTGGAAAATTTCTCATCATACTCACTATACAATTTCAAGAGTTGCAGATTTAACACCTGCAACTGTTTTATGGTCTTTATTAGCAGGAATTATTTTTGGTTTGGTAAGTATGCTATTTTCTAAATCAACTCATTTTTGGGGTAATTTATTCAAAAGAACGATTAAATATCCTCCACTTCGTCCTGTAATTGGTGGAACAATACTAGCCATTACTTGGTATTTAATAGGAACTACAAAATATATTGGTTTAGGTGTGCCAACAATTGTAGATGCTTTTAATATCGATTTAAATTCTTATGATTTTTTACTGAAATTATTATTTACTTCGTTCACTTTAGGAGCAGGTTTTAAAGGTGGTGAAGTAACACCATTATTCTTTATTGGTGCAACATTAGGAAACGTATTAATTTGGTTTATTCCTTTGCCAATGCCATTATTAGCAGGAATGGGCTTTGTTGCAGTTTTTGCAGGAGCTACTAATACTCCAATTGCTTGTACAATTATGGGTATCGAATTATTCGGAATAGAATCTGGCGTTTTTATTGCATTGGCCTGTATAACTTCTTATTTATTTTCTGGACATTCTGGTATTTATGCTGCTCAAATTATTGGAAGCTCTAAACACATATTCTTTAAAAAAGAAAAAGGACTAACACTTACTGAAATAGATAAACTACGCAATAAGAATTAG
- a CDS encoding MFS transporter, with amino-acid sequence MNTLFKNYINTFRGLSKEVWWLSLITLINRAGTMVIPFLSLYLTKSLNFSLSDVGWIMSFFGIGSLVGTWLGGKLTDKIGYYKVMLFSLFLTGIFFVLLQFATTFNEFCLGIFIVMLVADAFRPAMFVALNAYSKPENKTRSVTLIRLAINLGFSAGPAIGGIIIVSIGYQGLFWVDGITCALAGILLLNVLHPKKARILDKVKVENPVSAYKDKAFWVFFIAMFIFGFTFLQYFSTMPLYYKDVRMLSELEIGLLMGFNGFFIFVFEMPLIKWLENPKNSKIKLVAIGLFLVAISFTILNATSWFGILLIGMLLMTVGEMIAFPFSNAFAVERAKKGNQGEYMALYAIAFSLSHIFSHNSGMQMVDKFGFEFTLNVLTVLALIGVFILLILVTILKKEKEYQSK; translated from the coding sequence ATGAATACTTTATTTAAAAACTACATTAATACTTTTAGAGGACTCTCTAAAGAAGTTTGGTGGCTTTCGTTAATAACTTTAATTAACAGAGCAGGAACAATGGTAATTCCGTTCTTGTCTTTATATCTAACAAAAAGTCTTAATTTTTCACTTTCTGATGTGGGTTGGATTATGTCTTTTTTTGGAATTGGTTCTTTGGTAGGAACTTGGTTAGGAGGTAAGTTGACAGATAAAATAGGGTATTATAAAGTGATGTTATTTAGTTTATTTCTAACCGGAATTTTCTTTGTTTTATTACAGTTTGCAACAACTTTTAATGAGTTTTGTCTAGGTATTTTTATAGTAATGTTGGTGGCAGATGCTTTTAGGCCAGCTATGTTTGTGGCTTTAAATGCGTACAGTAAACCAGAGAATAAAACACGTTCTGTAACTTTAATTCGTTTGGCAATTAATTTAGGATTTTCTGCTGGACCTGCAATTGGTGGAATTATAATTGTAAGTATTGGTTACCAAGGTTTGTTTTGGGTAGATGGAATTACATGTGCTTTAGCAGGAATTTTATTGTTGAATGTTTTGCACCCTAAAAAAGCAAGAATTTTAGATAAGGTTAAAGTAGAGAATCCAGTTTCTGCTTACAAAGACAAAGCTTTTTGGGTGTTTTTTATAGCGATGTTTATTTTCGGATTTACCTTTTTACAATATTTCTCTACAATGCCTTTATACTATAAAGACGTTAGAATGTTGTCTGAATTAGAGATAGGTTTACTAATGGGATTCAATGGGTTTTTCATTTTTGTTTTTGAAATGCCATTAATTAAATGGTTAGAAAATCCAAAAAATTCGAAAATTAAATTAGTTGCAATTGGTTTGTTTTTAGTCGCAATTAGTTTTACAATTTTAAATGCAACTTCTTGGTTCGGAATTTTGTTAATAGGAATGTTGTTAATGACTGTAGGAGAAATGATTGCTTTTCCGTTTTCAAATGCTTTTGCAGTGGAAAGAGCAAAGAAAGGAAACCAAGGAGAATATATGGCTTTGTATGCGATAGCGTTTTCATTATCGCATATTTTTAGTCATAATTCTGGAATGCAAATGGTAGATAAATTTGGTTTTGAATTTACTTTGAATGTATTAACAGTTTTAGCACTTATTGGTGTTTTTATTCTGTTAATTCTAGTTACGATTTTAAAGAAAGAAAAAGAATATCAATCGAAATAA
- a CDS encoding Xaa-Pro dipeptidyl-peptidase, with product MKKTILIFLFAFISQINAQEKTTPFFKDGEAQIVDGFKDSSKWIRHDLWVETTFDTDGDGKLDRMHVDVTRPAQTETEGLKLPVVYESSPYYSGVAAGGRELFWNVKHELGERVPNPVHPSVIRRGKRPIISNSQIRTWVPRGYIVVHSSSPGTGLSDGSPTVGGDNESLAPKAVIDWLNGRAKGFSEREGNEEVKAYWTTGKVGMTGTSYNGTIPLAAATTGVDGLEAIIPVAPNTSYYHYYRSNGLVRSPGGYLGEDIDVLYDFIHSGKEENRARNNKIVRDTEMANGMDRLSGDYNDFWAGRDYINDMKPMKAALLMSHGFNDWNVMPEHSYRIYKKATDMGLPTQVYYHQNGHGGPPPMKMMNRWFTHYLFGVDNGVENDAKAWIVRENDKQNEPTAYAAYPNPKAENVTFYLGSGAPSVGSLQLNKLGSKEKETLVDNYSFSAESLAKADYTNHRLLYVTPILKEDVHISGLSTITIKAASSKKAVNLSVYLVSLPWNSGRNTKITDNIITRGWADLQNYKSLTKSKPLKKGKFYEMTFELQPDDQIIKKGQQIGLMIFSSDSEYTLLPKPGTELTVDLEGTTITIPIVGGKDAFKKSVE from the coding sequence ATGAAAAAAACAATTTTAATTTTTTTATTTGCTTTTATCTCGCAAATAAACGCACAAGAAAAAACAACACCCTTTTTTAAAGATGGAGAAGCACAAATTGTAGATGGCTTTAAAGATTCTAGTAAATGGATTCGTCATGATTTATGGGTAGAAACTACTTTTGACACTGATGGAGATGGAAAATTAGACAGAATGCATGTAGATGTAACAAGACCAGCACAAACAGAAACCGAAGGTTTAAAATTACCTGTAGTTTACGAATCGAGTCCTTATTATTCTGGAGTTGCTGCAGGAGGAAGAGAATTATTCTGGAATGTAAAACATGAGTTAGGAGAAAGAGTTCCTAATCCTGTGCATCCAAGTGTAATTAGAAGAGGAAAAAGACCAATTATATCGAATTCTCAAATTAGAACTTGGGTACCAAGAGGCTATATTGTTGTACACTCTTCTTCTCCAGGAACTGGTCTGTCTGACGGTTCTCCAACAGTTGGTGGAGACAACGAATCTTTAGCACCAAAAGCAGTAATCGATTGGTTAAATGGTCGTGCAAAAGGGTTTTCTGAAAGAGAAGGGAATGAAGAAGTGAAAGCATATTGGACTACAGGAAAAGTAGGTATGACAGGAACTTCTTATAATGGAACCATTCCTTTAGCAGCTGCCACAACTGGTGTTGATGGTTTAGAAGCAATTATTCCTGTTGCACCTAATACTTCTTATTATCATTATTATCGTTCTAATGGCTTAGTGCGTTCTCCTGGAGGTTATTTAGGAGAAGATATTGATGTTTTATACGATTTTATTCATAGTGGAAAAGAAGAAAATAGAGCCAGGAATAACAAAATTGTTCGTGATACAGAAATGGCAAATGGAATGGACAGACTTTCTGGAGATTATAACGATTTTTGGGCTGGAAGAGATTATATAAATGACATGAAACCAATGAAAGCAGCTTTGTTAATGTCTCATGGTTTTAACGATTGGAACGTAATGCCAGAACATAGTTATAGAATTTATAAAAAAGCTACAGATATGGGTTTACCAACTCAGGTTTATTATCACCAAAATGGACATGGAGGACCACCTCCAATGAAAATGATGAATCGTTGGTTTACGCATTATTTATTTGGTGTTGATAATGGAGTAGAAAATGATGCAAAAGCTTGGATTGTTAGAGAGAATGACAAACAAAACGAACCAACTGCTTACGCTGCATATCCAAACCCCAAAGCAGAAAACGTAACTTTTTATTTAGGTTCTGGAGCTCCAAGTGTTGGAAGTTTACAACTTAATAAATTAGGTTCAAAAGAAAAAGAAACATTGGTAGATAACTATTCTTTCTCTGCAGAATCTCTAGCAAAGGCAGATTATACAAACCATCGTTTATTATATGTAACTCCAATTTTAAAAGAAGATGTTCATATTTCTGGTTTATCTACAATAACTATAAAAGCAGCAAGTTCTAAGAAAGCGGTAAACTTATCTGTCTATTTAGTTTCTTTACCTTGGAATTCTGGGAGAAACACAAAAATTACAGACAATATTATTACACGTGGTTGGGCAGATTTACAAAACTATAAATCATTAACTAAAAGTAAACCACTTAAAAAAGGGAAATTTTACGAAATGACTTTCGAATTACAACCAGATGATCAAATTATTAAAAAAGGACAACAAATTGGTTTAATGATTTTCTCTAGTGATTCTGAATATACTTTATTACCAAAGCCAGGTACAGAACTAACTGTAGATTTAGAAGGTACAACAATTACTATTCCTATTGTTGGTGGAAAAGATGCTTTTAAAAAATCTGTTGAATAA
- a CDS encoding VOC family protein: MTEKLIYGIQQIGIGVENADKAFKWYAKTLGADALIFDDNNEATYMAKYMGGKSRKKRALLALNMQGGGGYEIWQYTNRKPSKPKNPFKLGDLGIQFSIIKTKNISKTFDRLKQLNENIISKISTEPDNGKSFYLKDPFDNILKIKEFNSFYDNKKLDVGGIYGTSIGVSNIETSLKLYKDILGYDKIEFDKTGVFEDLKTLNNGDKKFRRILLSHSEKRVGGFAKLFGDSQIELIQSLENTPDKIFEDRYWGDLGYIHLCFDIRNMDTLKNECEQKGVPFQVISSESFDMGEANGHWGYIEDFDGTLIEFIETHKVPLIKKLGININLKNRNPKKPLPNWMIKGMNLKRVKKFN, encoded by the coding sequence ATGACAGAAAAACTAATTTACGGAATTCAACAAATAGGAATTGGTGTTGAAAATGCAGACAAAGCTTTTAAATGGTATGCAAAAACTTTAGGTGCAGATGCTTTAATTTTTGATGATAACAACGAAGCTACATATATGGCAAAATATATGGGTGGAAAATCTCGAAAAAAGAGAGCTTTGTTGGCTTTAAACATGCAAGGTGGTGGTGGTTATGAAATTTGGCAATACACCAATAGAAAACCTTCTAAACCTAAAAACCCTTTTAAATTGGGCGATTTAGGAATTCAGTTCTCAATCATAAAAACGAAAAATATTTCTAAAACGTTTGATAGGCTAAAGCAATTAAATGAAAATATTATTTCTAAAATTTCTACAGAACCAGATAATGGAAAGAGTTTTTATTTAAAAGACCCGTTTGATAATATTCTAAAAATTAAAGAATTTAATTCTTTTTACGATAATAAAAAACTTGATGTTGGAGGCATTTATGGAACATCCATTGGAGTTTCTAATATTGAAACTTCTCTAAAATTATACAAAGATATTTTAGGTTATGACAAAATTGAGTTTGATAAAACTGGGGTTTTTGAAGATTTAAAAACCCTTAATAATGGTGATAAGAAGTTTAGAAGAATCCTGCTTTCTCATTCAGAAAAAAGAGTTGGTGGTTTTGCCAAATTGTTTGGAGATAGCCAAATTGAATTGATTCAATCTTTAGAAAACACACCAGATAAAATTTTTGAAGATAGATATTGGGGAGATTTAGGCTACATTCACTTATGTTTTGATATTAGAAATATGGATACACTTAAAAATGAATGTGAACAAAAAGGAGTTCCTTTTCAAGTAATTAGTTCCGAATCTTTTGATATGGGAGAAGCAAATGGACATTGGGGTTATATTGAAGATTTTGATGGAACTTTAATCGAATTTATAGAAACTCATAAAGTACCGTTGATTAAAAAGTTGGGAATAAACATCAACCTAAAAAATAGAAATCCTAAAAAACCATTACCAAATTGGATGATTAAAGGAATGAATTTAAAACGTGTAAAGAAATTCAACTAA
- a CDS encoding CocE/NonD family hydrolase: MKKVLLLTIFSLFLFSSCNPTKEKEDKKDTYVADNYTKKEVNITMRDGTKLYTTIYSPKDTSKKYPILMQRTPYSSAPYGEGKMKTKIGPNVHLMKEGNIVVYQDVRGRWMSEGVYDNMRAYIPNKKENESDEVSDTYDTIDWLVKNVENNNGNVGTWGISYPGHYATVSTIDAHPALKAASPQACIGDFFFDDFHHNGAFLLSYFRAISLFGTYKDTPTDSAWYSFPKMNSQDQYQFFLDKGPLKNLNEYFQYDKLDVKTAENKDRIDDYFWKEITEHPNYDSVWKSKGIIQHMDKVPSTVATMVVGGWFDAEDLYGPLETYKGIEKHGKGNYNTLVFGPWDHGKWARNTVKNYVGNYYFGDSISLNFQKNIETKFFNHFLKGNGDKNSGLPEAYVFDSGKKEWKSYDAWPPKNVEKESFFLNSDQELKKTHNGKFTKKIDFISDVKRPVPYSEDIKTVFTPRKYMTDDQRFAARRPDVLVFEMDILTEDYTLAGDILAKLKVATTGTAADWIVKVIDVHPSEIETDKENDKLQDHLKMSNYHLMVRSEVLRGRFRNSFENPEPFTPNKKTDVNIKLQDVFHTFKKGHKLQIQVQSTWFPLIDLNPQTYVDNIYKADEKDFKTQTHTVFTDSTIEFSVLK, translated from the coding sequence ATGAAAAAAGTTCTCCTTTTAACCATTTTTAGTCTATTTCTTTTCAGTTCTTGTAATCCTACAAAGGAAAAAGAAGATAAAAAAGATACGTATGTTGCCGATAATTACACGAAAAAAGAGGTAAATATTACAATGAGAGATGGTACAAAGCTCTACACAACCATTTATTCTCCTAAAGATACTTCTAAAAAATACCCGATTTTAATGCAGAGAACTCCTTATAGTTCTGCACCTTATGGAGAAGGAAAAATGAAAACCAAAATTGGCCCAAATGTTCATTTAATGAAAGAAGGAAATATTGTGGTGTACCAAGATGTGCGTGGACGATGGATGAGTGAAGGTGTGTATGATAATATGCGTGCTTATATTCCGAATAAAAAAGAAAACGAATCTGATGAAGTTTCTGATACGTATGACACGATTGATTGGTTGGTAAAAAACGTAGAAAACAACAACGGAAATGTTGGAACTTGGGGAATTTCTTATCCTGGACATTATGCAACAGTTTCTACAATAGATGCACATCCTGCATTAAAAGCGGCTTCTCCACAAGCTTGTATTGGCGATTTTTTCTTTGATGATTTTCATCATAATGGAGCATTTTTATTGAGTTATTTTAGAGCGATTTCACTTTTTGGAACATATAAAGACACACCAACAGATTCTGCTTGGTATTCTTTTCCGAAGATGAATTCGCAAGATCAATATCAGTTTTTCTTGGATAAAGGTCCTTTAAAAAACTTGAATGAATATTTTCAGTATGATAAATTAGACGTAAAAACTGCTGAAAATAAAGATAGAATTGACGATTATTTCTGGAAAGAAATTACTGAACACCCAAATTACGATTCGGTTTGGAAAAGTAAAGGAATTATACAACATATGGACAAAGTACCATCTACTGTAGCAACCATGGTTGTTGGTGGTTGGTTTGATGCTGAAGATTTATATGGCCCTTTAGAGACTTATAAAGGAATAGAAAAACATGGAAAAGGAAATTACAACACGCTTGTTTTTGGACCTTGGGATCATGGAAAATGGGCAAGAAATACTGTAAAAAATTATGTTGGTAATTATTATTTTGGAGATTCAATTTCTTTAAATTTTCAAAAAAATATTGAAACCAAATTCTTTAATCATTTCTTAAAAGGAAATGGAGATAAAAATTCTGGTTTGCCTGAAGCGTATGTTTTTGATTCTGGTAAAAAAGAATGGAAAAGTTACGATGCTTGGCCTCCAAAAAATGTTGAAAAAGAATCATTTTTCTTAAATTCTGACCAAGAATTAAAAAAGACTCATAATGGAAAATTCACTAAAAAAATCGATTTTATTAGTGATGTAAAACGTCCTGTTCCTTATTCTGAAGATATTAAAACGGTTTTTACACCAAGAAAATACATGACAGATGACCAACGTTTTGCGGCAAGAAGACCAGATGTTTTGGTTTTTGAAATGGATATTTTAACGGAAGATTACACATTGGCTGGAGATATTTTGGCAAAACTAAAAGTAGCAACTACAGGAACTGCAGCAGATTGGATTGTGAAGGTGATTGATGTGCATCCTTCAGAAATTGAAACTGATAAAGAAAATGACAAACTACAAGATCATTTAAAAATGAGTAATTATCATTTAATGGTTAGAAGTGAAGTTTTACGTGGACGTTTTAGAAATAGTTTCGAAAACCCAGAACCATTTACTCCAAACAAAAAAACAGATGTAAATATAAAGTTACAAGATGTTTTTCATACGTTTAAAAAAGGTCATAAATTACAGATTCAAGTCCAAAGTACTTGGTTTCCTTTAATCGATTTGAATCCGCAAACGTATGTAGATAACATTTACAAAGCAGACGAAAAAGATTTTAAAACGCAAACACACACAGTTTTTACAGATTCTACAATTGAATTTTCTGTATTAAAATAA
- a CDS encoding DUF4174 domain-containing protein has product MRFTTILFLFITFISFSQDINKHQWKNRVLLVYTDNVNSSEFKNQTLILQEHKKELLEIKILVYRFSKDVYNFNFKENWQKSNSLYKKYVHNLKSFKVLLIGLDGGIKLEQNSVLKSNKLFALIDGMPMRKRELKNKN; this is encoded by the coding sequence ATGAGATTTACAACGATTCTTTTTTTATTTATTACATTTATTTCTTTTAGTCAAGACATTAATAAACACCAATGGAAAAATAGGGTTCTATTGGTTTATACTGATAATGTAAATAGTTCTGAATTTAAAAACCAAACCTTAATTCTTCAAGAACACAAAAAAGAACTATTAGAAATAAAAATACTTGTATATCGATTTTCTAAAGATGTTTATAACTTCAATTTTAAAGAAAATTGGCAAAAATCAAACTCTTTGTATAAAAAATACGTACATAATTTAAAGTCTTTTAAAGTTCTTTTAATTGGTTTGGATGGTGGTATTAAATTGGAACAAAATTCAGTTTTAAAATCTAATAAATTATTTGCATTAATAGATGGAATGCCCATGAGAAAAAGAGAATTGAAAAATAAAAATTAG
- a CDS encoding crotonase/enoyl-CoA hydratase family protein → MNEFVTYTSEENYAIITIKNGKANAISHEVVDGLNENLNKAKKENKVVILTGQNGIFSAGFDLKVMTKSPESAKELVTKGSKLSLKMLSFPQPIIVACSGHAIAKGAFLLLSSDYRIGVEGDFKIGLNEVMIGMTMHNAGIAIAKARLSEVYLNRSVNNAEIYNPKQAIDAGFLDLVVPESHLLPTAIKVAGMFSKLNKKAHSETKLKVRKQHLENLEKAIELDLAGDISINS, encoded by the coding sequence ATGAACGAATTTGTTACCTATACATCAGAAGAAAATTACGCAATAATAACTATCAAAAACGGAAAAGCAAACGCAATTTCTCACGAGGTTGTAGATGGTTTAAACGAAAATTTAAACAAAGCTAAAAAAGAAAATAAAGTAGTAATTCTTACTGGACAAAATGGAATATTTTCTGCAGGTTTCGATTTAAAAGTGATGACAAAATCACCTGAATCTGCCAAAGAATTGGTAACAAAAGGTTCTAAATTATCATTAAAAATGTTGTCTTTTCCTCAACCTATAATTGTAGCTTGTTCTGGTCATGCAATTGCGAAAGGGGCTTTTTTACTATTGTCTTCCGATTATAGAATTGGAGTAGAAGGCGATTTTAAAATTGGTTTAAATGAAGTAATGATTGGTATGACCATGCACAATGCAGGAATTGCGATTGCAAAAGCTCGTTTGTCTGAAGTGTATTTAAATAGAAGTGTAAATAACGCAGAAATTTACAATCCGAAACAAGCAATTGATGCTGGTTTTTTAGATTTAGTGGTTCCTGAAAGCCATTTATTACCAACTGCAATTAAAGTTGCTGGAATGTTTTCTAAACTTAACAAGAAAGCACATTCGGAAACGAAACTAAAAGTTAGAAAACAACATTTAGAGAATTTAGAAAAAGCGATTGAGTTGGATTTAGCAGGTGATATTTCTATAAACTCGTAA
- a CDS encoding DMP19 family protein, which yields MTSTEIALLLNDDSEKITRIGEIIGKKIPERDNFENLNEFEKNFIYIDILEQNVTEGGFIQFFFSSSGQFTHEIFQAYLAIKAEKTVDILTKAIFLFPEIPVPKNIKIRQGILMQKESNIDLWDDLDLQFEKYEDDIVQLTIDYVRENISYFD from the coding sequence ATGACTTCAACAGAAATTGCTTTACTTTTAAATGACGATTCAGAAAAAATTACTCGAATTGGAGAAATCATTGGGAAGAAAATTCCTGAAAGAGATAATTTCGAAAATTTAAACGAGTTTGAAAAAAACTTTATTTACATTGATATTTTAGAACAAAATGTTACTGAAGGTGGTTTTATTCAATTCTTTTTTAGTTCTTCAGGGCAATTTACACATGAAATTTTTCAAGCTTATTTAGCTATAAAAGCAGAAAAAACCGTAGATATTTTAACGAAAGCCATCTTCTTATTCCCAGAAATTCCTGTTCCAAAAAACATAAAAATCCGACAAGGAATTCTCATGCAAAAGGAATCTAATATCGATTTATGGGACGATTTAGATCTTCAATTTGAAAAATACGAAGATGATATTGTTCAATTAACAATCGATTATGTTCGAGAAAATATTTCTTATTTCGATTGA
- a CDS encoding DUF1684 domain-containing protein yields MKKLVLLFTSLLIISCNSQGKRALVGETEYQQELNASYKDASKSPLKKKDLKNFKGLDFFPIDSTFIVTAKLTRTENAPTFEMATTTDRKPLYKEYGKLNFTLKGKDLELTIYQSQDDLRDEKYKDYLFLPFTDDTSGEDSYGGGRYMDVMITDISEENTVELNFNNTYNPYCAYNDKYSCPLTPRKNHLDVEIKAGIKVFEKH; encoded by the coding sequence ATGAAAAAACTCGTTCTATTATTCACTTCATTATTGATAATTTCTTGTAACTCTCAAGGAAAAAGAGCTTTGGTTGGTGAAACTGAATATCAACAAGAATTGAATGCTAGTTATAAAGACGCATCGAAATCTCCACTAAAAAAGAAAGATTTAAAGAATTTTAAAGGATTAGATTTCTTTCCAATAGATTCAACTTTTATTGTCACTGCAAAATTGACTCGAACAGAAAATGCGCCAACTTTTGAAATGGCAACAACCACAGATAGAAAACCTTTGTATAAAGAATATGGCAAATTAAACTTCACTTTAAAGGGTAAAGATTTAGAATTAACTATTTACCAAAGTCAAGATGATTTGCGAGACGAAAAGTATAAAGATTACTTATTTTTACCTTTTACAGACGATACTTCTGGCGAAGATTCTTATGGTGGAGGGCGTTATATGGATGTAATGATAACAGATATTTCCGAAGAAAATACGGTTGAATTAAATTTCAACAACACCTACAACCCTTACTGTGCTTATAATGACAAGTATTCTTGTCCACTTACACCAAGAAAAAATCATTTGGATGTAGAAATAAAAGCCGGAATTAAAGTTTTTGAGAAACATTAG